One Clostridium novyi NT genomic window carries:
- the gltA gene encoding NADPH-dependent glutamate synthase has protein sequence MDRMKRVPVREQRPEVRRENFKEVCLGYSEEEAVKEASRCLNCKNPQCVKGCPVSINIPEFIEHVKNREFEMAAKVIAKYSSLPAVCGRVCPQETQCEGKCVLGIKGEPVSIGKLERFVADWSRENNINLSQTEEKKNMKVAVIGSGPSGLTCAGDLAKKGYDVTIFEALHEPGGVLVYGIPEFRLPKDTVVKNEIENIKKLGVKLETNVIVGRTANIDELMEEEGFKAVFIGSGAGLPKFMGIDGENANGVFSANEFLTRVNLMKAYKEDYATPVKVGNKVAVVGGGNVAMDAARTALRLGAETHIVYRRSEEELPARVEEVHHAKEEGIIFDLLTNPVEILEDENGWVKGMKCVRMELGEPDASGRRRPQVIEGSEFIMDVDTVIMSLGTSPNPLISSTTEGLETNKWGCIVAEDATGKTSKEAVYAGGDAVTGAATVILAMEAGKKAAKAIDEYLVGRA, from the coding sequence ATGGATAGAATGAAAAGAGTTCCAGTAAGAGAACAACGTCCAGAAGTTAGAAGAGAAAATTTTAAAGAAGTTTGTTTAGGATATTCTGAAGAAGAAGCAGTTAAAGAGGCTAGTAGATGTTTAAACTGTAAAAATCCACAATGTGTTAAGGGATGTCCAGTTTCAATAAATATACCAGAATTCATTGAACATGTTAAAAATAGAGAATTTGAAATGGCTGCAAAAGTTATAGCAAAATATAGCTCACTTCCAGCTGTATGTGGAAGAGTATGTCCTCAAGAAACTCAATGTGAAGGTAAATGTGTTCTTGGAATAAAAGGAGAGCCTGTATCAATAGGTAAACTTGAAAGATTTGTAGCAGATTGGTCAAGAGAAAATAATATAAATTTATCACAAACAGAAGAAAAGAAAAACATGAAAGTTGCAGTTATAGGAAGTGGTCCATCAGGACTTACTTGTGCAGGAGATTTAGCTAAAAAGGGATATGACGTTACAATATTCGAAGCGCTTCATGAACCAGGTGGAGTTTTAGTGTATGGTATTCCTGAATTTAGACTTCCAAAAGATACTGTAGTTAAAAATGAAATTGAAAACATTAAAAAGCTAGGTGTTAAACTAGAAACTAATGTTATAGTAGGTAGAACTGCAAACATAGATGAGTTAATGGAAGAAGAAGGATTTAAAGCTGTATTTATAGGTTCAGGTGCAGGACTTCCTAAATTCATGGGAATTGATGGGGAAAATGCTAACGGAGTATTTTCAGCAAATGAATTTTTAACAAGAGTAAACTTAATGAAAGCTTACAAAGAAGATTACGCAACTCCAGTTAAAGTTGGAAATAAAGTTGCAGTTGTAGGTGGAGGAAATGTTGCTATGGATGCAGCTAGAACAGCATTAAGACTTGGAGCTGAAACTCACATAGTATACAGAAGATCAGAAGAAGAACTTCCAGCAAGAGTTGAAGAAGTTCATCATGCTAAAGAAGAAGGAATAATATTTGATCTTTTAACTAATCCAGTTGAAATTTTAGAAGATGAAAATGGATGGGTTAAAGGAATGAAATGTGTGAGAATGGAACTTGGAGAACCTGATGCATCTGGTAGAAGAAGACCACAAGTTATAGAAGGCTCAGAATTTATAATGGATGTAGACACTGTAATTATGTCACTTGGAACTTCACCAAACCCATTAATTTCTTCAACAACAGAAGGACTTGAAACAAATAAATGGGGATGTATTGTTGCCGAAGATGCAACAGGTAAAACATCTAAAGAAGCGGTATATGCAGGAGGAGATGCAGTAACAGGTGCTGCAACTGTAATACTTGCTATGGAAGCAGGAAAGAAAGCTGCTAAAGCTATAGATGAATATTTAGTAGGAAGAGCTTAA
- a CDS encoding sulfide/dihydroorotate dehydrogenase-like FAD/NAD-binding protein, which produces MFKIVKKEQLVPNIYLMDIEAPRVAKSAKPGQFVIVKIDEKGERIPLTICDYDKEKGTVTIVFQAVGRSTEEMAMYEEGQYFMDFVGPLGRPSEFLSEDINELKNKKVLFISGGVGAAPIYPQVKWFHDHGMKADVIMGARNKDLLILEDMMKEVADNLYVTTDDGSYGFKGLVTEQFKDLMDNQGKKYDFVVAIGPIIMMKFACLATKPYGIKTIVSMNPLMVDGTGMCGACRVSVGNETKFACVDGPEFDGHLINFDEALRRQAMYKTEEGRDKLREEEKHLEHHHHENGGGCGCCGGDK; this is translated from the coding sequence ATGTTTAAAATTGTAAAAAAAGAACAATTAGTTCCTAATATATATCTTATGGATATAGAAGCTCCAAGGGTAGCAAAATCAGCTAAGCCTGGACAATTCGTAATAGTAAAAATAGATGAAAAAGGTGAGAGAATACCCCTTACAATCTGTGATTATGATAAAGAAAAGGGAACAGTAACTATAGTATTCCAAGCTGTTGGTCGTTCTACTGAAGAAATGGCAATGTATGAAGAAGGACAATACTTTATGGATTTTGTAGGACCTCTTGGAAGACCATCTGAATTTTTAAGTGAAGATATTAATGAATTAAAAAATAAAAAAGTATTATTTATATCTGGAGGAGTAGGTGCAGCACCTATATATCCACAGGTAAAATGGTTCCATGATCATGGAATGAAAGCAGATGTTATTATGGGGGCTAGAAATAAGGATTTATTAATCTTAGAAGATATGATGAAGGAAGTTGCTGATAATCTATATGTAACAACAGATGATGGTTCATATGGATTTAAAGGACTTGTTACAGAACAATTTAAAGATTTAATGGACAATCAAGGTAAAAAATATGATTTTGTAGTAGCAATAGGACCAATAATAATGATGAAATTTGCATGTCTTGCTACTAAACCTTATGGCATAAAAACAATAGTAAGTATGAATCCATTAATGGTTGATGGTACTGGAATGTGTGGAGCATGTAGAGTATCTGTAGGAAATGAAACTAAGTTTGCGTGTGTTGATGGTCCTGAATTTGATGGACATTTAATCAATTTTGATGAAGCTCTTAGAAGACAAGCTATGTATAAGACTGAAGAAGGAAGAGACAAACTTAGAGAAGAGGAAAAACACTTAGAACATCATCACCACGAAAATGGTGGCGGATGTGGATGTTGCGGAGGTGACAAATAA
- a CDS encoding iron-containing alcohol dehydrogenase, giving the protein MARFTLPRDIYFGAGCLDVLKTIKGKRAVIVIGGGSIKRSGFLDKIEGYLKEANIETKLIEGVEPDPSVETVMNGAKVMREFNPDLIIGVGGGSPIDAAKAMWIFYEYPEFTFEKAVVPFGLPDLRQKAKFIAIPSTSGTASEVTAFSVITDYKAKIKYPLADFNLTPDIAIVDSDIAQTMPPKLVAHTGMDALTHAIEAYVAGARSAISDPLAMQAIVMVRDNLVKSFEGDKKARDEMHIAQCLAGMAFSNALLGITHSMAHKIGAVFHIPHGCANAIFLPYVIEYNRKACENRYATIARTLGLQGNTDKELVDSLIGLINELNVKLNIPSTIKEWGVSKEDFLKHVDFMAHNAVLDACTGANPREIDDKTMAKLYKCAFYGEKVDF; this is encoded by the coding sequence ATGGCAAGATTCACATTACCAAGAGATATTTATTTTGGGGCAGGATGCTTAGATGTACTTAAAACAATTAAAGGAAAGAGAGCTGTAATAGTTATAGGTGGAGGATCTATTAAAAGATCTGGATTTTTAGATAAAATTGAAGGATATTTAAAAGAAGCTAATATAGAAACAAAATTAATAGAAGGTGTTGAACCAGATCCATCAGTTGAAACTGTAATGAATGGTGCAAAGGTTATGAGAGAATTTAACCCAGATTTAATAATAGGTGTAGGTGGAGGTTCTCCAATAGATGCTGCTAAAGCAATGTGGATATTCTATGAATACCCTGAATTCACATTTGAAAAAGCAGTAGTACCTTTTGGACTTCCAGATCTAAGACAAAAGGCTAAATTCATAGCAATTCCATCAACAAGTGGTACAGCAAGTGAAGTTACAGCATTTTCTGTAATAACTGATTATAAAGCAAAAATCAAATATCCTTTGGCTGATTTTAATTTAACACCGGACATAGCTATTGTTGATTCTGATATTGCACAAACTATGCCACCAAAATTAGTAGCGCATACTGGAATGGATGCTTTAACTCATGCAATAGAAGCATATGTTGCAGGAGCAAGATCAGCAATTTCAGATCCACTTGCAATGCAAGCTATTGTTATGGTTAGAGACAACCTAGTTAAGTCTTTTGAAGGCGATAAAAAAGCAAGAGATGAAATGCACATAGCTCAATGTTTAGCTGGAATGGCTTTCTCAAATGCATTACTAGGAATTACTCATAGTATGGCTCATAAAATAGGTGCAGTATTCCATATTCCACATGGATGTGCAAATGCAATCTTCCTTCCATATGTAATTGAATATAACAGAAAAGCATGTGAAAATAGATATGCTACAATAGCAAGAACATTAGGATTACAAGGAAATACAGATAAAGAATTAGTTGATTCATTAATTGGATTAATTAATGAGTTAAATGTTAAATTAAATATTCCATCAACTATTAAGGAATGGGGAGTAAGTAAAGAAGATTTCCTAAAACATGTTGATTTTATGGCTCATAATGCAGTATTAGATGCATGTACAGGTGCTAACCCAAGAGAAATTGATGATAAGACTATGGCTAAATTATACAAATGTGCATTCTATGGAGAAAAAGTTGATTTTTAA
- a CDS encoding sigma-54-dependent Fis family transcriptional regulator, whose protein sequence is MNYKKNLHSEIIKKSHIRSLTYGIEKDRVVSKKILRGRDCVMNIRKNEKLIKAAVPMMNILQEILQGSGFFIVLTDEEGCILNTIGDSDILRIAEEMNMVTGAYMDEKSIGTNAMGVTIQEDMPIQISSSEHFINAYHKWTCSAACIHDIDGNIIGSINLTGACDKVHPHTLGLAVAAVRSIENQLKADEINKKLIESYEYMNTIIDSMPSGIYTINSEGILQSINKYACKVLKVKEEDVINKRVDEMLPDWQEILGKLNNGESIRDKETVLNGDVNGRYNINATPIKIQNEVVGMIVLFKEIQNVYNLINKYSGMRARYTFNDIIGKSEEINSVIEFSKTIANSPSTVLIHGESGTGKELLAQAIHNYGSRKNKSFIAINCGAIPKSLIESELFGYEEGAFTGAKSGGHPGKFELASGGTLFLDEIGEMPLDMQVKLLRVLQEGYVTRVGGNEIVPVDVRIIAATNKNLEDEVYKGTFREDLYYRLRVIPIKLPSLRERKGDLEILIKHYLKLKASKLNKEVPKIDKQIMNDMIRYNWPGNIRELENYIENLVNLNGKTTFKLKVKENRNALEENSYDLNNDVCSIEEMEIRLIKKCLKKCNGNMSQTAKTLGIGRNTLYSKIKKYNILV, encoded by the coding sequence ATGAACTATAAAAAAAATTTACATAGTGAAATAATAAAGAAATCTCATATTAGATCATTAACTTATGGAATAGAAAAAGATAGGGTAGTTTCTAAAAAGATATTAAGAGGAAGAGACTGTGTAATGAATATAAGGAAAAATGAAAAACTCATTAAAGCAGCTGTTCCCATGATGAATATATTACAAGAAATATTACAAGGTTCCGGTTTTTTTATAGTACTGACAGATGAAGAAGGGTGTATTTTAAATACTATAGGAGACTCAGATATTTTAAGAATAGCCGAAGAGATGAATATGGTAACGGGTGCGTATATGGATGAAAAAAGTATAGGAACAAATGCCATGGGGGTTACAATACAGGAAGATATGCCAATACAAATTTCATCAAGTGAACACTTTATAAATGCATATCATAAGTGGACATGTTCTGCTGCCTGTATACATGATATAGATGGCAACATAATAGGAAGTATAAATTTAACAGGAGCTTGTGATAAAGTACATCCACATACATTAGGACTTGCAGTAGCAGCTGTAAGATCTATTGAAAATCAGTTAAAAGCAGATGAAATCAATAAAAAACTTATAGAATCATATGAATATATGAATACAATAATAGATTCCATGCCCTCGGGAATATATACAATTAATTCAGAGGGAATACTCCAAAGCATTAACAAATATGCTTGTAAGGTTTTAAAAGTAAAAGAAGAAGATGTAATAAATAAAAGAGTAGATGAAATGCTCCCAGATTGGCAAGAAATTTTAGGAAAATTAAATAATGGTGAAAGTATTAGAGACAAAGAAACCGTTTTAAATGGAGATGTAAATGGGAGATATAATATAAATGCCACACCGATAAAAATTCAAAATGAAGTTGTGGGAATGATTGTTTTATTTAAGGAGATACAAAATGTATATAATCTTATAAACAAGTACAGTGGAATGAGAGCTAGATATACATTCAACGATATTATTGGAAAAAGTGAAGAAATAAATAGTGTTATAGAATTTTCAAAGACAATAGCAAATAGTCCATCAACTGTTTTAATACATGGTGAAAGTGGTACAGGAAAAGAACTGTTAGCACAAGCTATTCATAATTATGGCTCAAGGAAAAATAAAAGTTTTATAGCTATAAATTGTGGAGCTATACCCAAAAGTTTAATAGAAAGTGAACTTTTTGGATATGAAGAAGGTGCTTTTACAGGTGCTAAAAGTGGAGGACATCCTGGAAAATTTGAACTCGCAAGTGGTGGAACACTATTTTTAGATGAAATAGGAGAAATGCCACTAGATATGCAAGTGAAGTTATTAAGGGTGCTTCAAGAGGGATATGTTACAAGAGTAGGTGGAAATGAAATAGTACCAGTTGATGTTAGAATAATAGCCGCTACTAATAAAAACTTGGAAGATGAAGTGTACAAGGGCACATTTAGAGAGGATTTATATTACAGACTAAGAGTAATACCAATAAAACTCCCATCTCTAAGAGAAAGAAAAGGAGATCTTGAAATATTAATTAAACATTATTTAAAATTAAAGGCCAGTAAGTTAAATAAAGAAGTGCCTAAAATAGATAAACAAATAATGAATGATATGATTAGGTATAATTGGCCAGGAAACATAAGAGAACTAGAAAACTATATAGAAAATTTGGTTAATTTAAATGGAAAGACCACATTTAAATTAAAAGTAAAAGAAAATAGAAATGCATTAGAAGAAAATAGTTATGACTTAAATAATGATGTATGTTCCATTGAAGAAATGGAAATTAGACTCATAAAAAAATGTTTAAAAAAATGTAATGGAAATATGTCACAAACTGCTAAGACTCTAGGGATTGGACGCAATACTTTATACTCAAAGATAAAAAAATATAATATTTTAGTATGA
- a CDS encoding 3-hydroxybutyryl-CoA dehydrogenase, with protein MKKVCVLGAGTMGAGIAQAFAVKGYEVVLRDIKDEFVERGLKVIDKSLSKLVSKGKMEEAKKEEILSNITGTVDLNMAADCDLVVEAAIENMEIKKQIFADLDKICKAETILASNTSSLSITEVASATNRPEKVIGMHFFNPAPVMKLIEVIRGMATSQETFEAIKELSVAIGKEPVEVAEAPGFVVNRILIPMINEAVGIYAEGIASPEDIDTAMKLGANHPMGPLALGDLIGLDVCLAIMDVLYKETGDSKYRAHTLLRKYVRAGYLGRKTGRGFHNYAK; from the coding sequence ATGAAAAAGGTATGCGTTCTTGGTGCTGGAACAATGGGAGCAGGAATTGCTCAAGCATTTGCTGTAAAAGGCTATGAAGTTGTTCTAAGAGACATCAAAGATGAATTTGTAGAAAGAGGACTTAAAGTAATAGACAAAAGTCTTTCAAAATTAGTTTCAAAAGGAAAAATGGAAGAAGCTAAAAAGGAAGAAATACTTTCTAATATAACTGGAACAGTTGATCTTAACATGGCAGCTGATTGTGACCTAGTTGTAGAAGCAGCAATAGAAAATATGGAAATCAAGAAACAAATTTTTGCTGATTTAGATAAGATATGTAAAGCTGAAACAATCTTAGCTTCAAACACATCTTCACTTTCAATAACAGAAGTTGCATCAGCAACAAACAGACCTGAAAAAGTTATTGGAATGCACTTCTTTAACCCAGCTCCAGTAATGAAGCTTATAGAAGTTATAAGAGGAATGGCAACATCTCAAGAAACTTTTGAAGCTATAAAAGAACTTTCTGTAGCAATAGGAAAAGAACCAGTAGAAGTTGCAGAAGCTCCTGGATTTGTTGTAAACAGAATATTAATTCCAATGATCAATGAAGCTGTTGGAATATATGCAGAAGGAATTGCATCACCAGAAGATATAGATACAGCTATGAAACTTGGTGCTAATCACCCAATGGGACCTTTAGCATTAGGAGATCTTATAGGATTAGACGTTTGTCTTGCTATAATGGATGTATTATATAAAGAAACTGGAGATTCAAAATACAGAGCTCATACATTACTTAGAAAATATGTTAGAGCTGGATACCTTGGAAGAAAAACAGGAAGAGGATTCCACAACTACGCAAAATAA
- a CDS encoding electron transfer flavoprotein subunit alpha/FixB family protein, which translates to MNIADFKGVWVFAEQRDGELQKVALELLGKGRQIADKLGVELTAVLLGSKIDAMANDLLAHGADKVLYADDERLAHYTTGAYTKVICDLVEEKKPEVLFIGATFIGRDLGPRVAARLKTGLTADCTALDTEEGTGHLLMTRPAFGGNLMATIMCTENRPQMSTVRPGVFDKLEEDKSRVDAAKVEKVAVNLTEADLKVKVEEVVKIAKEVADIGEADILVAGGRGVGSKENFAKLQELADALGGTVAGSRAAVDNGWIDHALQVGQTGKTVRPKLYIACGISGAIQHLAGMQDSDYIIAINKDADAAIMKVADLGLVGDLNKIIPELIAQVKSYN; encoded by the coding sequence ATGAATATAGCAGATTTCAAAGGCGTTTGGGTATTCGCAGAACAAAGAGATGGTGAGTTACAAAAAGTAGCTTTAGAATTACTTGGAAAAGGTAGACAAATTGCAGATAAATTAGGAGTAGAACTTACAGCAGTTTTACTAGGAAGCAAAATAGATGCTATGGCAAATGATTTATTAGCACACGGAGCTGACAAAGTTCTATATGCTGATGATGAAAGATTAGCACACTATACAACAGGAGCTTACACAAAAGTAATTTGTGATTTAGTAGAAGAAAAGAAACCAGAAGTATTATTCATAGGCGCTACATTTATAGGAAGAGATTTAGGACCTAGAGTAGCTGCTAGATTAAAAACTGGTTTAACAGCAGACTGTACTGCATTAGACACTGAAGAAGGAACAGGTCACTTATTAATGACAAGACCAGCATTCGGTGGAAACTTAATGGCAACAATCATGTGTACAGAAAACAGACCACAAATGTCAACTGTAAGACCTGGTGTTTTCGATAAATTAGAAGAAGACAAATCAAGAGTTGATGCAGCTAAAGTTGAAAAAGTTGCAGTTAACTTAACTGAAGCTGACTTAAAGGTAAAAGTTGAAGAAGTTGTTAAAATAGCTAAGGAAGTTGCTGATATCGGAGAAGCTGATATTCTAGTAGCAGGTGGTAGAGGAGTTGGAAGCAAAGAAAACTTCGCTAAACTACAAGAACTTGCTGATGCATTAGGTGGAACAGTAGCAGGATCAAGAGCAGCTGTAGATAACGGCTGGATAGATCACGCATTACAAGTTGGACAAACTGGTAAAACTGTAAGACCTAAATTATACATTGCTTGCGGTATTTCAGGAGCAATCCAACATTTAGCTGGAATGCAAGACAGTGATTACATCATCGCTATTAACAAAGATGCAGATGCTGCAATCATGAAAGTTGCTGATCTTGGATTAGTTGGAGACTTAAACAAAATAATCCCAGAATTAATAGCTCAAGTTAAAAGCTATAACTAA
- a CDS encoding electron transfer flavoprotein subunit beta/FixA family protein, translating into MKIVVCLKQVPDTNQVKIDPVTGTLVREGVPSIINPEDKNALEEALRLKDENGATVTVISMGPPQAEAALREAMAMGADDAILISDRAFAGADTLATSYALAGALKKLEYDLILAGRQAIDGDTAQVGPEIAEHLGIPQITYVEKVDVEGDTLKVRRALENGYEILKVQTPCLLTAIKELNEPRYMSMKNIFGVFDKEVKVWSADDIDVDKALLGLKGSPTKVKRSMTKEAKGQGEVVNMPVKEAAAYAASKLKEKHYI; encoded by the coding sequence ATGAAAATAGTTGTTTGCTTAAAGCAAGTTCCAGATACAAATCAAGTTAAAATAGATCCAGTTACAGGAACACTTGTAAGAGAAGGAGTTCCATCAATAATAAACCCAGAAGACAAAAATGCTTTAGAAGAAGCATTAAGATTAAAAGATGAAAATGGAGCAACTGTTACAGTAATAAGCATGGGACCTCCACAAGCAGAAGCTGCTTTAAGAGAAGCTATGGCTATGGGAGCTGATGATGCAATATTAATATCTGACAGAGCATTCGCTGGAGCAGATACACTTGCAACTTCATATGCCCTTGCAGGAGCATTAAAGAAATTAGAATATGATTTAATATTAGCAGGAAGACAAGCTATCGATGGAGATACTGCACAAGTTGGACCAGAAATAGCTGAACATTTAGGAATCCCTCAAATCACTTATGTAGAAAAAGTAGATGTTGAAGGAGATACATTAAAAGTAAGAAGAGCTTTAGAAAATGGATATGAAATATTAAAAGTTCAAACTCCATGTCTTTTAACAGCAATCAAAGAATTAAATGAACCAAGATATATGAGCATGAAGAATATATTTGGAGTATTCGATAAAGAAGTTAAAGTATGGTCAGCTGATGATATAGATGTTGATAAAGCTTTATTAGGATTAAAAGGATCTCCAACTAAGGTTAAAAGATCTATGACTAAAGAAGCTAAAGGACAAGGTGAAGTAGTTAATATGCCAGTTAAAGAAGCAGCAGCTTACGCAGCTTCAAAATTAAAAGAAAAACACTACATTTAG
- a CDS encoding acyl-CoA dehydrogenase, whose protein sequence is MKLEFTREQELVRQMVREFAENEVKPMAAEIDETEAFPMENVKKMAKYGMFGIPFAKEYGGVGGDYLSYILAVEELAKKCGTTSIILSAHVSLCASVIDAFGTEEQKKKYLPDLCSGKKLGAFGLTEPNAGTDASGQQTVAVKQGDKYILNGQKIFITNGGVADVFIAFAMTDKSKGTKGISAFIVEKGFKGFSIGKVEDKLGIRASSTTELIFEDCEVPAENLIGKEGKGFAIAMKTLDGGRIGVSAQALGIAEGALEEAIEYMKERKQFGKQLYKFQGMGWMAAECKAKIEAARYLVYKAAYNKMTGKPYTVEAATAKLFAADTAMEVATKAVQMFGGYGYTKDYPVERMFRDAKITEIYEGTSQVQKMVISGALFR, encoded by the coding sequence ATGAAGTTAGAATTTACTAGAGAACAAGAATTAGTAAGACAAATGGTTAGAGAGTTTGCTGAAAATGAAGTTAAACCAATGGCAGCTGAAATTGATGAAACTGAGGCGTTTCCAATGGAAAACGTTAAAAAAATGGCTAAGTACGGAATGTTTGGAATTCCATTCGCTAAAGAATATGGTGGAGTTGGTGGAGACTACTTATCTTATATATTAGCAGTAGAAGAATTAGCTAAAAAGTGCGGAACAACAAGTATAATACTTTCTGCTCATGTATCACTTTGCGCTTCTGTAATCGATGCCTTCGGTACAGAAGAACAAAAAAAGAAATACCTTCCAGATTTATGTTCAGGAAAAAAACTAGGAGCATTCGGATTAACTGAACCAAATGCCGGTACTGATGCATCAGGACAACAAACTGTAGCAGTTAAACAAGGAGATAAATATATCTTAAATGGACAAAAAATATTCATAACAAATGGTGGAGTTGCTGATGTATTTATAGCATTTGCTATGACTGATAAATCAAAAGGAACAAAAGGAATCTCAGCATTTATAGTTGAAAAAGGATTCAAAGGATTCTCAATAGGTAAAGTAGAAGACAAGCTAGGAATTAGAGCATCATCAACTACAGAACTTATTTTTGAAGATTGTGAAGTTCCAGCTGAAAACTTAATAGGAAAAGAAGGAAAAGGATTCGCAATAGCTATGAAGACTCTTGATGGAGGAAGAATAGGGGTATCTGCTCAAGCATTAGGTATTGCTGAAGGAGCTTTAGAAGAAGCTATTGAATACATGAAAGAAAGAAAACAATTCGGAAAACAATTATACAAATTCCAAGGTATGGGATGGATGGCTGCAGAATGCAAAGCTAAGATAGAAGCAGCTAGATATTTAGTATACAAAGCAGCTTATAACAAAATGACAGGAAAACCTTATACTGTTGAAGCAGCTACAGCTAAATTATTTGCAGCAGATACTGCAATGGAAGTTGCAACTAAGGCTGTTCAAATGTTTGGTGGATATGGATACACTAAGGACTATCCAGTAGAAAGAATGTTTAGAGATGCTAAGATCACTGAAATCTACGAAGGAACATCTCAAGTTCAAAAGATGGTTATTTCAGGAGCATTATTCAGATAA
- a CDS encoding short-chain-enoyl-CoA hydratase, whose amino-acid sequence MEFKNVLLQKEGSLAIVTINRPKALNALNTETLNELDLVLDEIENDDNVYAVIVTGAGEKAFVAGADISEMKDKSVLEARKFGLLGNRIFRKVETLGKPVIAAVNGFALGGGCELSMSCDIRIASEKAKFGQPEVSLGITPGFGGTQRLARLVGMGMAKELIYSAKNINAEEALRIGLVNKVVAPENLMEEAKKLANQIAGRAPIAVRLCKQAINRGIQVDIDTAINIEAEIFGECFSTEDQKDAMTAFVEKKKLDGFKNR is encoded by the coding sequence ATGGAATTCAAAAATGTTTTGTTACAAAAAGAAGGTAGCCTAGCTATCGTAACTATCAACAGACCTAAGGCTTTAAATGCTTTAAACACAGAGACATTGAATGAATTAGATTTAGTTCTTGATGAAATCGAGAATGATGACAATGTCTATGCAGTTATAGTAACAGGTGCTGGTGAAAAAGCATTTGTGGCTGGTGCTGATATTTCTGAAATGAAAGACAAAAGTGTACTAGAAGCAAGAAAATTTGGACTTTTAGGAAACAGAATATTCAGAAAAGTTGAAACATTAGGAAAACCAGTTATAGCAGCTGTTAACGGTTTCGCTTTAGGTGGAGGTTGTGAACTTTCAATGTCTTGTGACATAAGAATAGCTTCTGAAAAAGCTAAATTTGGACAACCAGAAGTTTCACTTGGAATTACTCCTGGATTTGGTGGAACTCAAAGACTTGCAAGACTTGTAGGTATGGGAATGGCCAAAGAATTAATTTATTCAGCTAAAAACATAAATGCTGAAGAAGCTTTAAGAATAGGACTTGTAAATAAGGTAGTTGCACCAGAAAACTTAATGGAAGAAGCTAAAAAATTAGCAAATCAAATTGCGGGAAGAGCTCCTATTGCTGTAAGACTTTGTAAACAAGCTATAAACAGAGGAATCCAAGTAGATATAGATACAGCAATTAATATAGAAGCTGAAATCTTTGGGGAGTGCTTCTCAACAGAAGACCAAAAAGATGCAATGACAGCGTTCGTAGAAAAGAAAAAGTTAGACGGATTTAAAAACAGATAG
- a CDS encoding redox-sensing transcriptional repressor Rex encodes MEKKRNISMAVIRRLPKYYRYLAELMDNDVDRISSKELSEKIGFTASQIRQDLNNFGDFGQQGYGYNVKDLYNEIRSILGLDENYNIAIIGAGNIGQAIANYTNFDKMGFNLKGIFDVNPKLLGLKIRDVEIRDIDQLESFLQEEKIHIGVICVTKSNAQDVCNTLIKNGVKGIWNFAPIDLNGADNVVIENVHLSESLLTLTYLLNGFN; translated from the coding sequence AAGAAATATTTCGATGGCCGTTATCAGGAGATTGCCTAAGTACTATAGATATTTAGCGGAGCTTATGGATAATGACGTAGATAGGATATCATCTAAGGAATTAAGTGAAAAAATAGGGTTTACAGCATCACAAATACGACAAGACCTTAATAACTTTGGAGATTTTGGACAACAAGGATACGGTTACAATGTAAAGGATCTATATAACGAGATAAGGTCTATACTAGGATTAGATGAGAATTATAACATAGCTATTATAGGTGCTGGAAATATAGGTCAGGCAATTGCAAACTATACGAATTTTGATAAAATGGGGTTTAATTTAAAAGGAATTTTTGATGTTAATCCTAAATTACTAGGATTAAAAATAAGGGATGTAGAAATCAGGGATATTGATCAATTAGAAAGCTTCCTGCAAGAAGAGAAGATTCATATAGGTGTTATTTGTGTAACTAAGAGCAATGCTCAAGACGTATGCAATACACTTATAAAAAATGGGGTTAAAGGGATATGGAATTTCGCACCGATTGATTTAAATGGTGCAGACAATGTAGTTATAGAAAATGTTCATTTAAGCGAAAGTTTACTTACACTTACTTACCTTTTGAATGGTTTTAACTAA